A portion of the Pectobacterium brasiliense genome contains these proteins:
- a CDS encoding ABC transporter permease, whose protein sequence is MLWRLLRQSWRRNIRRKSLAVLTVFLAAGLISALLAVSIDIGDKMARELKSYGANILIEPAGQAALPALFGERSNPLEGQDFLDEAELPNIKDIFWRNNIVGFAPLLSGDVEINGQPVAVLGTFFSQPVAVPDEEDYRTGQMTVSPYWQVAGQWPQEPVTTDNVAQTLVGKQLAAQTGWKVGDKLALHGAKGDATVEVSGILSSGGDEESRLVMPLGTVQSLLGLAGKIQAIRVSALTVPENELSRRARENLEALNAEEYDLWYCTAYVSSIAHQLEEAISGSVVRPIWQVAASEGVVIDKIQLLLAVVTFAALVAAAMGIASLMTSTIMERAKEIGLMKALGARQWQIMLLFYLEAALSGLAGGIAGCVAGWGLAKAIGLMLFGVPLSFAWIVIPCVLVISMLIAIIGTWFPARRIAKLYPVEVLYGR, encoded by the coding sequence ATGCTGTGGCGACTGTTACGTCAGTCCTGGCGCAGAAATATTCGGCGTAAATCGCTGGCGGTGCTAACCGTGTTTTTGGCAGCGGGACTGATCTCCGCGCTGCTGGCGGTGTCCATCGACATCGGCGACAAAATGGCACGCGAGCTGAAGTCTTACGGCGCGAATATTCTGATTGAGCCCGCAGGGCAAGCGGCGTTGCCCGCGCTGTTTGGTGAACGTAGTAACCCGCTGGAAGGGCAGGATTTCCTCGATGAGGCCGAACTGCCGAACATCAAAGATATCTTCTGGCGCAATAACATTGTCGGCTTTGCGCCGCTGTTAAGCGGTGATGTCGAGATCAACGGACAGCCGGTTGCCGTGCTGGGCACCTTCTTTTCTCAGCCTGTCGCGGTACCGGATGAAGAAGACTATCGCACGGGACAAATGACCGTCAGCCCTTACTGGCAGGTGGCCGGGCAGTGGCCGCAGGAACCGGTGACGACGGACAATGTGGCGCAAACGCTGGTGGGAAAACAGCTGGCGGCGCAGACGGGCTGGAAAGTCGGGGATAAACTCGCGCTGCACGGCGCAAAAGGCGACGCAACGGTAGAGGTGAGCGGCATTCTGAGCAGCGGCGGTGATGAAGAAAGCCGACTGGTGATGCCGCTGGGAACGGTGCAATCGCTGCTGGGGTTAGCCGGTAAAATTCAGGCCATTCGCGTGTCGGCGCTGACCGTGCCGGAAAACGAGCTGTCGCGGCGGGCGCGGGAAAATCTGGAAGCGCTGAATGCCGAAGAGTATGACCTCTGGTACTGCACCGCGTATGTATCTTCGATTGCGCACCAGTTGGAAGAAGCCATTTCTGGCTCGGTGGTCCGTCCTATCTGGCAGGTCGCCGCCTCGGAAGGTGTGGTGATCGACAAGATCCAACTGCTCCTGGCGGTGGTGACCTTTGCCGCGCTGGTAGCGGCAGCGATGGGGATTGCCTCGCTGATGACCAGCACCATCATGGAACGGGCCAAAGAGATCGGGCTGATGAAGGCGCTGGGGGCGCGCCAGTGGCAGATCATGCTGCTGTTTTATCTCGAAGCGGCGCTGAGCGGGCTGGCGGGCGGGATCGCGGGCTGCGTCGCAGGTTGGGGGCTGGCGAAAGCCATTGGCCTGATGCTGTTCGGCGTACCGCTGAGTTTCGCGTGGATCGTGATTCCCTGCGTGCTGGTGATCTCAATGCTGATCGCCATCATCGGAACGTGGTTCCCGGCACGCCGGATCGCCAAACTGTATCCGGTGGAGGTGCTGTATGGGCGCTAA
- a CDS encoding ABC transporter permease, whose protein sequence is MGANGWMNSMFWRLVFRALRLRMQRVSVVFAALMVGAAIVTAMSAVYFDINAKMSQELRTFGANFYIGPARGNTIPQSTFQPIIDNAPVGLINASSPYLYGMARTELEKVVLMGVWFESLRQLAPYWQVTGNWIGVSFDDRNAMIGVKLAERLNVKVGDSITLVGDGGKQRLQIKGIVESGDATDNMLIVNLDLAQKWLDKEGAISNALLSVSNDLGQVDRFAAQLQQQYPQLEIRPILKVSASEGQVLNKIKGLMGLVSAVILVLSSLCVNTTLMAIVGERAREFALQKALGASGRDIIRQMLAETGIIALAAVLCGLLLGYLLAQVLGMAVFNATISLRLPVFPLTLVLSLLVAAVAAVVPTRRAIYVEPAKVLKGE, encoded by the coding sequence ATGGGCGCTAATGGCTGGATGAACAGCATGTTCTGGCGGCTGGTATTCCGTGCGCTACGGCTGCGTATGCAGCGCGTTAGCGTGGTATTCGCGGCGCTGATGGTCGGGGCGGCGATTGTGACGGCGATGTCTGCCGTCTATTTCGATATCAACGCCAAGATGAGTCAGGAACTGCGCACCTTCGGCGCGAATTTTTACATCGGCCCGGCGCGGGGCAATACGATTCCACAGAGCACGTTTCAGCCGATTATCGACAACGCACCAGTTGGGTTAATCAATGCGTCCAGCCCTTACCTGTACGGCATGGCACGTACGGAGCTGGAGAAAGTGGTGCTGATGGGCGTGTGGTTCGAATCGCTGCGGCAGTTGGCACCGTACTGGCAGGTCACGGGTAACTGGATTGGCGTGAGCTTCGATGACCGTAATGCCATGATCGGAGTGAAGCTGGCGGAGCGGCTGAACGTCAAAGTCGGCGATAGCATCACGCTGGTGGGCGACGGCGGGAAACAGCGATTGCAGATCAAAGGCATCGTGGAATCCGGCGATGCGACGGACAACATGCTGATCGTGAATCTGGATCTGGCGCAAAAGTGGCTGGATAAAGAAGGTGCGATCAGTAATGCGCTATTGAGCGTCAGCAACGATCTGGGGCAGGTCGATCGCTTCGCTGCACAGCTCCAACAGCAGTATCCACAGCTGGAGATCCGCCCGATTCTGAAAGTATCAGCGTCGGAAGGTCAGGTGCTGAATAAAATTAAAGGGCTGATGGGGCTGGTATCGGCAGTGATTCTCGTGCTGTCTTCCCTGTGTGTGAACACCACGCTGATGGCGATTGTCGGCGAACGCGCGCGCGAATTTGCGCTACAGAAAGCGCTGGGGGCGAGCGGACGAGACATCATCCGGCAGATGCTGGCGGAAACCGGCATCATCGCGCTGGCGGCCGTGTTATGCGGTTTGCTATTGGGCTATTTGCTGGCACAAGTGTTGGGGATGGCGGTATTCAACGCGACGATCTCGCTGCGTTTACCCGTGTTCCCGCTCACGCTGGTGCTATCGTTGCTGGTTGCTGCTGTCGCGGCAGTGGTTCCTACCCGGCGTGCAATCTACGTCGAACCAGCCAAAGTCTTGAAAGGAGAGTAG
- the cbl gene encoding HTH-type transcriptional regulator Cbl, translating to MNFQQLKIIRESARCNYNLTEVANTLFTSQSGVSRHIRELEEELGIEIFIRRGKRLLGMTEPGKELLVVAERILNDASNIRRLANVFTNNDTGQLVIATTHTQARYSLPPVIKAFRSLYPQVRLVLNQGTPDEIVAMLHSGEADIGIASEQLINDPSLAAFSYYRWHHSVIVPEHHPLTQEPVITLEMLNAEPLITYRQGITGRSRLDRAFQAVGMSPDITLSAQDSDVIKTYVELGLGVGIVADMSFDPVRDKGLVRLNAEHLFEANTVWLGLKKGQLQRNYAWKFIQLCNTELSLDDIKDKVFSDNDEAVIDYQI from the coding sequence GTGAACTTTCAGCAACTGAAGATTATTCGTGAATCAGCACGGTGCAATTACAACCTGACCGAGGTGGCGAATACGCTGTTTACCTCTCAATCCGGCGTGAGTCGCCATATCCGCGAGTTGGAAGAAGAGTTGGGGATTGAAATTTTCATCCGTCGCGGCAAACGCCTGTTAGGCATGACCGAACCGGGAAAAGAGTTGCTGGTGGTGGCAGAGCGTATCCTGAATGACGCTAGCAATATCCGGCGGCTGGCAAATGTCTTCACCAATAACGACACTGGCCAGTTGGTGATCGCGACCACGCATACGCAGGCGCGTTACAGCCTGCCGCCGGTGATTAAAGCCTTCCGCTCGCTGTATCCGCAGGTGCGTCTGGTGCTGAATCAGGGCACGCCGGATGAGATCGTGGCGATGCTCCATTCCGGTGAGGCCGATATCGGTATTGCCAGTGAGCAGTTGATTAACGATCCCTCGCTGGCGGCGTTCTCCTACTATCGCTGGCACCATTCGGTGATTGTGCCGGAGCACCATCCGCTGACGCAGGAGCCGGTGATTACGCTTGAAATGCTCAATGCGGAGCCGTTGATTACCTATCGTCAGGGAATTACCGGTCGTTCGCGCCTGGATCGCGCGTTTCAGGCGGTGGGGATGTCGCCGGATATTACGCTGAGCGCGCAGGATTCGGATGTGATTAAAACCTATGTCGAGCTGGGGCTCGGGGTGGGGATTGTGGCCGATATGTCATTCGATCCGGTGCGAGACAAAGGGCTGGTGCGGTTGAATGCCGAGCATCTGTTTGAAGCGAACACGGTCTGGCTGGGGTTAAAAAAGGGTCAGTTACAACGTAACTATGCCTGGAAATTTATTCAGCTGTGTAATACAGAACTGTCGCTGGATGACATTAAAGATAAGGTGTTCTCGGATAACGATGAAGCGGTGATTGATTACCAAATCTGA
- the gltP gene encoding glutamate/aspartate:proton symporter GltP codes for MKTQKISLAWQILIALVLGIALGAVLHEQQESRQWLISNILSPAGDIFIRLIKMIVVPIVIATLIVGIAGVGDAKKLGRIGFKTILYFEIITTVAIILGITLANVFQPGHGIDMSTLTAVDISQYQKTTEQVQSGSHSLVGTVLSLIPPNIFAAMTHGDMLPIIFFSVLFGLGLSSLPKDHREPLLNVFRGVSETMFKVTHMIMRYAPVGVFALISVTVANFGFASLWPLAKLVMLVYAAIFFFALVVLGIVARLCKLRITILIRILKDELILAYSTASSETVLPRIIEKMEAYGAPKSITSFVVPTGYSFNLDGSTLYQSIAAIFIAQLYGIELSIGQEIVLVLTLMLTSKGIAGVPGVSFVVLLATLGSVGIPLEGLAFIAGVDRILDMARTALNVVGNALAVLVIAKWENQFDEKKARAYERELKGISTQPAQQG; via the coding sequence ATGAAAACACAAAAAATCAGCCTTGCCTGGCAAATCCTTATCGCGTTGGTTCTGGGTATTGCACTCGGCGCCGTGCTGCATGAACAGCAAGAAAGCCGCCAGTGGCTTATCAGCAATATTCTTAGCCCCGCGGGCGACATCTTTATCCGCCTGATTAAAATGATCGTTGTCCCGATTGTCATCGCCACGTTGATTGTCGGGATTGCAGGCGTAGGGGATGCCAAGAAGCTTGGGCGCATCGGCTTCAAAACCATCCTCTATTTTGAAATTATCACGACGGTGGCGATTATTCTTGGCATCACGCTGGCGAATGTCTTCCAGCCGGGTCACGGCATCGACATGTCGACGCTGACCGCCGTTGATATCTCGCAGTATCAAAAGACCACCGAGCAGGTGCAGAGCGGTTCGCACAGTCTGGTGGGGACGGTGCTGTCGCTGATTCCGCCGAATATCTTCGCCGCGATGACACACGGCGACATGCTGCCGATTATCTTCTTCTCGGTACTGTTCGGTCTGGGGTTATCCTCATTGCCGAAAGATCACCGTGAACCGCTGTTGAACGTCTTCCGCGGCGTGTCGGAAACCATGTTTAAAGTGACGCACATGATCATGCGTTACGCGCCTGTTGGGGTGTTTGCGCTGATTTCCGTCACGGTTGCCAACTTCGGTTTTGCGTCGCTGTGGCCGTTAGCCAAGCTGGTTATGCTGGTTTATGCCGCGATTTTCTTCTTCGCGCTGGTGGTGCTCGGTATCGTCGCACGGCTGTGTAAGCTGCGTATCACCATCTTGATCCGTATCCTCAAAGATGAGCTGATCCTCGCGTACTCCACAGCCAGTTCCGAAACCGTGCTGCCGCGTATCATCGAAAAAATGGAAGCCTATGGTGCGCCGAAGTCGATTACCAGCTTTGTGGTGCCGACCGGTTACTCCTTTAACCTTGATGGTTCTACGCTGTACCAGAGTATTGCGGCGATCTTCATCGCGCAGCTGTACGGTATCGAACTGTCGATTGGGCAGGAAATCGTGCTGGTGTTGACACTAATGCTGACGTCCAAAGGCATTGCCGGCGTACCGGGCGTGTCGTTTGTTGTACTGCTGGCAACGCTGGGCAGCGTCGGTATTCCGCTGGAAGGCCTGGCGTTTATTGCGGGCGTTGACCGTATCCTCGATATGGCGCGTACCGCGCTGAATGTGGTAGGGAATGCGCTGGCGGTACTGGTCATTGCCAAGTGGGAAAACCAGTTCGATGAGAAGAAAGCGCGGGCTTATGAGCGTGAGCTTAAAGGGATAAGCACGCAGCCTGCCCAGCAGGGATAA
- a CDS encoding AraC family transcriptional regulator, with the protein MQGVPEHFTDERDYAQFRHLPALPGIELYHAHICRYAFEPHTHEAFGIGTIDDGAERFRYRGARHIAPVDSLVLMNPDELHTGESATEDGWRYRMIYIPPDVLENISGEKGWWFTDVVRHDPATARQLAMTLAALWQTTDPLASESLLLSLIALFRPHAHIAQRQRIEPLHRFDVVKAYLRENFAHTITLKELAALVSLSPYHFLRQFKAQFHVTPHQMLMAIRLYEAKQMLTRGMAAAHIAVAVGLTDQAHLTRTFAQRYGVTPIRYQKQVYPVRR; encoded by the coding sequence ATGCAGGGTGTACCGGAACATTTTACCGATGAAAGAGACTATGCCCAGTTCCGGCATTTACCGGCGCTGCCCGGCATTGAGCTTTACCATGCGCACATCTGCCGTTATGCCTTTGAGCCGCACACGCATGAGGCGTTTGGCATCGGCACCATTGACGACGGTGCCGAGCGATTCCGCTATCGTGGCGCCAGGCATATTGCGCCTGTCGATTCGTTAGTGTTGATGAACCCTGATGAGCTACATACGGGGGAGTCCGCGACGGAAGACGGCTGGCGCTATCGCATGATCTACATTCCACCCGATGTGTTGGAGAACATCTCCGGCGAGAAAGGCTGGTGGTTTACCGACGTCGTGCGCCACGATCCCGCAACCGCACGCCAGCTGGCGATGACGCTGGCCGCGCTGTGGCAAACGACCGATCCATTGGCAAGTGAGAGCCTGCTGCTGTCGCTGATTGCGCTTTTCCGACCTCACGCGCACATTGCCCAGCGCCAGAGGATTGAGCCGCTGCATCGCTTTGATGTGGTGAAAGCCTATCTGCGCGAGAATTTCGCCCACACCATTACCTTAAAAGAGCTGGCGGCGCTGGTTTCCCTGAGCCCGTATCATTTCCTGCGCCAGTTCAAAGCCCAGTTCCACGTCACGCCGCACCAGATGCTGATGGCAATCCGGCTGTATGAGGCTAAACAGATGCTGACACGCGGTATGGCAGCCGCCCATATCGCCGTCGCCGTCGGCCTGACCGATCAGGCACATCTGACCCGCACCTTCGCCCAGCGCTATGGCGTCACGCCCATTCGCTACCAAAAGCAGGTGTATCCGGTTCGGCGCTAA
- a CDS encoding iron-containing alcohol dehydrogenase family protein, with protein MIAIQAPQTYLNRDGVIRSVGDYAAPYASTILIITSPQAWKTTADAVERSLNEHGLRYQVEFLPGDCTKPAIEALTAQARAFNAELILGIGGGRVLDVAKAIGDILGQLPVIAVPTIAATCAAWSPISVIYSESGAHNGPFPLTRLPVWVLVDSEIIAHSPSRYLKAGIVDALAKWYKFQPYLRHGDDGLALALKAQAAKLAVETFNTYGEQAIADNEQGLVTPALRRVIDAVIALAGVANSMKDEVPRIGVAHAIHNSMTRLPELHDWLHGEKVGFGLAAQAFLEHDSDADREELFTQLRRYGSPITLSALGLNEHPQLVENIAQHVKIAPKIAARLPFATDAERIQQALWRTQTLETRVIDSHAA; from the coding sequence ATGATTGCAATACAAGCGCCACAAACCTATCTGAATCGTGACGGCGTCATTCGTTCTGTCGGCGACTATGCGGCGCCTTACGCCAGCACAATACTGATTATTACCAGTCCACAGGCATGGAAAACGACGGCGGATGCTGTCGAACGCAGCCTCAATGAGCACGGTTTACGCTATCAGGTCGAATTTTTGCCGGGTGATTGCACCAAACCCGCGATAGAAGCGCTGACCGCACAGGCGCGCGCCTTCAACGCGGAACTGATTTTAGGGATTGGCGGCGGCCGCGTGCTGGATGTCGCCAAAGCCATCGGCGACATTTTGGGGCAGTTGCCCGTCATCGCCGTCCCCACCATTGCCGCTACCTGCGCCGCCTGGTCACCGATCAGCGTGATTTACAGCGAGAGCGGCGCACACAACGGCCCCTTTCCGCTGACGCGACTACCGGTATGGGTACTGGTGGACAGCGAGATCATCGCTCACAGCCCTTCACGTTATCTCAAAGCAGGTATCGTGGATGCGCTAGCGAAGTGGTATAAATTCCAACCTTATTTGCGTCACGGCGATGACGGGCTGGCGTTAGCGCTTAAAGCACAGGCGGCGAAGCTGGCTGTGGAAACATTTAATACGTATGGCGAACAGGCCATCGCGGATAACGAGCAAGGTCTGGTCACGCCGGCGCTGCGCCGTGTGATCGATGCCGTTATCGCGCTAGCGGGCGTCGCGAACAGCATGAAAGATGAGGTGCCACGCATCGGCGTTGCCCATGCCATTCACAACAGCATGACGCGCCTGCCGGAACTGCACGACTGGCTGCATGGTGAGAAAGTAGGTTTTGGTCTGGCCGCACAGGCCTTTCTGGAACACGATAGCGACGCTGACCGAGAAGAACTCTTCACCCAACTGCGCCGCTACGGTAGCCCAATAACGCTAAGTGCCCTCGGCCTGAATGAACACCCACAGCTAGTGGAAAACATCGCGCAGCACGTGAAAATCGCACCGAAAATTGCCGCGCGCCTCCCTTTTGCAACAGATGCCGAACGAATCCAACAGGCGCTGTGGCGCACGCAAACGTTAGAAACCCGCGTGATAGATAGCCACGCGGCATAG
- a CDS encoding TlpA family protein disulfide reductase, with product MKWRNGITALCLLGAVAISGCKEEQVSVGAQAPALAAYDLAGQQVDLSRWQGKSVYLNFWSSGCGGCMVEMGALEKLSKEYGDKVVVVAVNTDPDGVDITSMLAHHKVTYPVVRDQLGITKERYQVSGTPTSFIIDANGKVTDQHQGARDEAQLTTLFQKLASRT from the coding sequence ATGAAATGGCGTAACGGGATTACCGCGCTTTGCCTGCTGGGCGCAGTGGCGATAAGCGGCTGTAAGGAAGAACAGGTGAGCGTCGGGGCGCAGGCACCGGCGCTGGCGGCCTACGATCTGGCGGGGCAGCAGGTGGATCTGTCGCGCTGGCAGGGGAAAAGTGTGTACCTGAATTTCTGGTCGTCGGGCTGTGGCGGCTGCATGGTTGAAATGGGCGCGTTGGAGAAATTGAGCAAGGAGTATGGCGATAAAGTGGTGGTGGTTGCGGTTAACACCGATCCTGACGGCGTGGATATCACATCGATGCTGGCGCACCACAAGGTGACTTATCCGGTGGTGCGCGATCAGTTGGGCATTACCAAAGAGCGCTATCAGGTCAGCGGCACGCCAACCTCATTTATTATTGATGCCAACGGTAAGGTGACCGATCAGCATCAGGGCGCGAGGGATGAAGCGCAGCTGACCACGCTGTTTCAGAAGCTGGCAAGCCGGACATAA
- a CDS encoding DMT family transporter: MLIGVLFALAAGLMWGLIFVGPLIVPDYSAALQSTGRYLAFGLIALPLAWLDRRRLRQLTRSDWLEATKLTIIGNLLYYFLLASAIQRTGAPISTMIIGTLPVVISVTANVLYSKHDGRVAWRRLLPSLLLIAAGLVCVNIAELKGTTVAFDLWRYASGIAMAFLAVVCWTWYPLRNARWLRDHKGNTPTTWATAQGLVTLPLALLGYLLVCGHLALTDSTFTQPFGPRPEVFIPLMLAIGLFCSWIGTLFWNEASQRLPTVLVGPLIVFETLAGLTYAFIIRQSWPPLLTLCGITCLIVGVIYAMRVKPEPVVVEVPMPVSRTE, translated from the coding sequence ATGCTGATAGGTGTTTTATTTGCGCTTGCCGCCGGGCTGATGTGGGGGCTGATTTTCGTTGGGCCATTGATCGTACCGGACTACTCTGCGGCCTTGCAGTCCACCGGACGCTATCTGGCTTTTGGGCTGATTGCCTTACCGCTGGCGTGGCTCGATCGCCGTCGTCTGCGCCAGTTGACCCGCAGCGACTGGCTGGAGGCCACGAAGCTCACCATCATCGGTAATCTGCTGTACTACTTTCTGCTCGCCAGCGCGATTCAGCGCACGGGTGCACCGATCTCAACAATGATTATCGGCACCTTGCCCGTGGTCATTTCCGTTACCGCCAATGTGTTGTACAGCAAGCACGATGGCCGCGTAGCCTGGCGTCGGCTGCTGCCCTCGCTGCTGCTGATTGCGGCTGGGTTGGTTTGCGTCAATATTGCGGAACTGAAAGGCACCACCGTCGCATTCGATTTATGGCGTTATGCCAGTGGGATTGCGATGGCCTTTCTCGCCGTGGTTTGCTGGACCTGGTATCCGCTGCGCAACGCCCGCTGGCTGCGCGACCACAAAGGCAATACGCCGACCACCTGGGCCACGGCGCAGGGGCTGGTCACGCTACCGCTGGCGCTATTGGGTTATCTGCTGGTGTGCGGCCATCTGGCGCTAACGGATAGCACCTTTACGCAGCCGTTCGGCCCACGGCCTGAAGTTTTCATCCCGCTGATGCTGGCGATTGGGCTGTTTTGTTCCTGGATTGGTACGCTGTTCTGGAACGAAGCCAGCCAGCGCCTGCCGACGGTGCTGGTAGGGCCGCTGATTGTGTTTGAAACGCTGGCGGGGCTGACCTATGCCTTCATCATCCGGCAATCCTGGCCGCCGCTGCTGACGCTTTGCGGCATCACCTGCCTGATTGTCGGGGTGATCTACGCCATGCGGGTGAAACCGGAACCTGTCGTCGTAGAAGTTCCGATGCCGGTTTCACGGACAGAGTAA
- a CDS encoding ABC transporter permease gives MSIQPPVRPEYQRELAPLKDFTLTQPLPLTTRLWNQTWIRKLVLLAGLLVLWEFAARWQNNDLMLPSFLQTFQAFRDDLASGELPHKMVVSLGTLLKGYVIGSLLALALSALAVSTRFGRDLLGTLTSMFNPLPAIALLPLALLWFGLGEKSLVFVLVHSVMWPMALNTYSGFLGVSETLRMAGRNYGLTGFRYINAILIPAALPSILSGLKIGWAFAWRTLIAAELVFGASSGNGGLGWYIFQNRNELYTDRVFAGLASVIIIGLLVEGLVFSTIEKVTVKRWGMQR, from the coding sequence ATGAGCATCCAGCCCCCCGTGCGGCCCGAGTATCAGCGTGAACTGGCGCCGCTGAAAGACTTCACACTGACCCAGCCTCTGCCGCTGACCACGCGCCTGTGGAACCAGACCTGGATTCGCAAGCTGGTGCTGTTGGCAGGGCTGCTAGTGCTGTGGGAGTTCGCCGCACGCTGGCAAAACAACGATCTAATGCTGCCAAGTTTCCTGCAAACCTTTCAGGCATTTCGCGACGATCTCGCCAGCGGCGAACTGCCACATAAGATGGTGGTTTCCCTCGGCACATTGCTAAAAGGCTATGTCATTGGCAGCCTGCTGGCACTGGCCCTCAGCGCGTTGGCGGTATCCACCCGTTTCGGACGCGATCTCTTAGGCACCTTAACCTCCATGTTCAACCCGCTCCCTGCGATTGCGTTACTGCCGTTAGCGCTGCTGTGGTTTGGGCTGGGAGAAAAGAGTCTGGTATTCGTTCTCGTCCACTCCGTGATGTGGCCGATGGCGCTGAATACCTATTCCGGCTTTCTCGGCGTTTCGGAAACGCTGCGTATGGCGGGTCGCAACTACGGCCTGACAGGCTTTCGCTATATCAATGCCATCCTAATCCCCGCTGCGCTGCCGTCGATTCTCTCCGGTCTGAAGATCGGCTGGGCGTTTGCCTGGCGCACCCTGATCGCCGCTGAGCTGGTCTTCGGCGCATCAAGCGGCAATGGCGGTTTGGGCTGGTACATCTTCCAAAACCGTAACGAGCTTTACACCGACCGCGTTTTCGCCGGACTGGCGTCCGTCATCATCATCGGGCTGCTGGTTGAAGGGCTGGTGTTTTCCACCATCGAAAAGGTCACGGTGAAACGCTGGGGAATGCAGCGCTAA
- a CDS encoding ABC transporter ATP-binding protein — MTHRSHDTVAQPLLQVDVVGLEYRTRRSLVRATHDVSFDVFPAERFVLLGPSGCGKSSLLKSIGGFLSPVDGEIRLEGQPVTRPGPDRIMVFQEFDQLPPWKTVLENTLFPLVASRQATRAEAEERARYFLDKVGLAKFTDAYPHTLSGGMKQRVAIARALTMQPKVLLMDEPFAALDALTRRKMQEELLALWEEVRFTLLFVTHSIEEALIVGSRVLLLSPHPGRVRAEINCHQFALSDQGSEAFQTTAQRIHHLLFPTDTDVPSPATSTQGKSYEHPAPRAARVSA; from the coding sequence ATGACACACCGCTCCCACGATACCGTCGCTCAGCCGCTGTTGCAGGTTGATGTCGTCGGACTGGAATACCGAACCCGCCGCAGTTTAGTTCGCGCCACCCACGATGTGAGTTTCGACGTCTTTCCCGCCGAGCGTTTTGTACTCTTAGGACCTTCAGGCTGCGGAAAATCCAGCTTGCTCAAATCTATCGGCGGTTTTTTGTCTCCGGTAGACGGCGAAATCCGCCTTGAGGGTCAGCCCGTCACACGTCCGGGCCCGGATCGCATCATGGTCTTTCAGGAGTTTGATCAACTGCCGCCGTGGAAAACCGTGCTGGAAAATACGCTGTTTCCTCTGGTTGCCAGCCGTCAGGCAACGCGAGCCGAAGCCGAGGAACGTGCCCGTTATTTTCTCGATAAAGTTGGGCTGGCGAAATTTACCGATGCCTATCCGCATACGTTATCCGGAGGAATGAAGCAACGCGTCGCCATCGCGCGGGCGCTGACCATGCAGCCGAAAGTGCTGCTTATGGATGAGCCATTCGCCGCGCTGGATGCGCTGACCCGACGCAAAATGCAGGAAGAACTGCTGGCGCTGTGGGAAGAGGTGCGCTTCACGCTGCTGTTTGTCACCCATTCGATTGAGGAAGCGCTGATCGTCGGCAGCCGGGTTTTGCTGCTCTCACCGCATCCTGGTCGCGTGCGAGCGGAAATCAACTGCCATCAGTTCGCGCTGAGCGACCAGGGCAGTGAAGCTTTTCAAACCACCGCACAGCGTATTCACCATCTTCTTTTTCCAACTGATACTGACGTGCCTTCACCCGCCACCTCAACACAAGGTAAATCTTATGAGCATCCAGCCCCCCGTGCGGCCCGAGTATCAGCGTGA
- a CDS encoding ABC transporter ATP-binding protein, with amino-acid sequence MSVEVNAQERAQAAEAVIETRQLYKRFGQVTALENINIRIARGEFVAIMGASGSGKTTLMNILTCLDTVSEGQVLLDGVDAAGLDEEGRRQFRADKIGLVFQQFHLIPFLTALENVMLAQHYHSVVDEAAAQRVLEQVGLAHRVDHLPSQLSGGEQQRVCIARALVNEPPVIFADEPTGNLDEENERRVLDLLKDLHRQGRTIVMVTHNPELGRFADRIIRLQHGKYFGEEVNHHEMA; translated from the coding sequence ATGTCTGTAGAGGTGAACGCGCAGGAAAGGGCGCAGGCCGCGGAGGCGGTGATTGAAACTCGCCAGCTCTATAAACGCTTTGGTCAGGTTACCGCGCTGGAGAACATCAATATCCGCATCGCGCGCGGCGAGTTTGTCGCCATCATGGGCGCGTCTGGCTCGGGTAAAACTACGTTGATGAATATTCTCACCTGTCTGGATACGGTGAGTGAAGGGCAGGTATTGCTGGACGGCGTCGATGCCGCTGGGCTGGATGAAGAAGGGCGACGCCAGTTCCGAGCCGATAAGATTGGGCTGGTATTCCAGCAGTTCCACCTGATTCCGTTTTTGACCGCGCTGGAAAACGTGATGCTGGCGCAGCATTACCACAGCGTGGTGGATGAAGCGGCGGCGCAGCGCGTGCTGGAACAGGTGGGGCTGGCGCATCGCGTCGATCACTTACCGAGCCAGCTTTCCGGCGGTGAGCAGCAGCGCGTGTGTATCGCCCGTGCGCTGGTGAATGAGCCTCCTGTGATTTTCGCCGATGAACCGACGGGGAATCTGGATGAAGAGAATGAACGGCGGGTGCTGGATCTGCTGAAAGATCTGCATCGGCAGGGGCGTACCATTGTGATGGTGACGCACAATCCTGAGTTAGGTCGGTTTGCTGACCGTATTATCCGCCTGCAACACGGCAAGTATTTTGGTGAAGAGGTGAATCATCATGAAATGGCGTAA